In the Bacillus sp. FJAT-42376 genome, AAACTGGGCCGTGCTGCAAATGACGCATTCTCCTCTTTATTTGGGGCTCATTAACGTATGCCGGCTCCTTCCCATCTTTCTTTTCAGCCTGACCGGAGGAGTTCTGGCTGACCGGTTTCCGAAAAAGATGCTGCTGCTCATCAGCCAGCTGCTTATGCTGGCATCGACCGTCTGGCTCATTTCCGCCTGGGGAGGACCGATGCCGCTTATCCTTGCCATTGTCTTTATCCGCTCTGCGATACAGGCTGTTGAAGCGCCGATTCGAAATACATATGTCGCCGATCTGGCGGGAAAAGAAAGCTTAACAAGCGCCGTCGCCCATTACAGTTCGATGATCCATTTGGCGAGACTGATCGGACCGGCTGCAGCAGGCGTGCTGCTTGGATCCATGGACGCAGAATTTTTGCTCGCGCTGTTTCTCGGATTGCTTGCGGTATCCGTTCTTGTCATGGTTTTCGTTCCGCCGGGACAGGCTGTTCCTGCTAAAAAGGACAAGCCCCGGGGTTCGAATTTGAAGGATGCTTTTATGTATGTGAAAAAAGATTCGTGTATTCAGGGCCTGCTGCTGCTTTCCGTCATCCCGATGACATTCGGATTTCCTTATTCCTCGATGATGCCGATTTTCGCAGATTCTCTGATGAATATAGGTCCCCAAGGCTTCGGACTTCTGCTTTCCCTTTCATCCTTTGGAGCGATTATTGGAACGTGGGTCCTGTCAGCGGGATGGATCCGGGCGAACCACAGGACGATGATCGGTTCATCGGTTCTGTTCGGGGTATTTATTATCGGGATGATCATGGCGGCAGAAAGCACGTATCTGCTTTTTGCCATCGTCTTTATGATGGGGCTGTTCGGGCAGGTATACCGGACGCTGAACCGGATTTCCCTGCAGCACTACGTACCGTCCCATTACAGGGGAAAGATTTTAAGTATTGCCCTCATGGATAGAGGATTCATCTCTCTCGGAACGATGCTGTTTACACTCCTGGCTGAGTGGAATGTATATTGGAGCGGCCTGTTAATGGGGCTCTCCTGCTGTGCCCTGACCATCATAATCGGAGCGATTTTCAGCCGTCCGCTCGAAAAGATGCATAACGAAGTGGGAGGTTAACCATGTCATCTGCAGAACAAATCAAGATTGAACTGTTAAAAATGAAATCACCGCGGCAGCCTTTTTGCGCGTATCTTTATGATGTAAGCGGGATGGAGGAGCATGCCCAAAGCCTGGCCGCTTCCCTTCCTGAGCAGGTAAGCCTGTATTATGCAATGAAAGCCAATCCGGATCCTGTACTCCTTCACGCGGTTCAGCGGCATGTAAAAGGGTTTGAAGCGGCATCACTCGGAGAGCTGGACAAGCTTACCGCTTTTCCCGACCATCACAAGGTTATCAGCGGCCCTGCAAAAACCGATGAATTTTTGAAAGCCGCCATTACCCGGGAAATCAGAATGATTCATGCCGAAAGCATGTGGGAGATTGAACGGATTCATTTTATCGCCCAGCTGCTTGGGAAAAAAGTGAGGATTGCACTTAGGGTCAACCTGGAGAAGGCAATCGGAAAAGCCCGACTCACCATGGCAGGCAAACCGACGCAGTTCGGCATCGATGAATCCCTGCTGCCCGAGGTCATGGAAATGGTGAAACAGCTCCCGTTTATTGAAATTACAGGCTTTCACTTTCATTCTGTCTCCAACAATCTGGATGCAGAGGCCCATCTTGCTTTCGTCCGCCACTGTATCGAGAAAGTGAACCTTTGGGAAGAAATGTACAAGGTGAACGCACAATATGTCAACTTCGGCGGTGGAATCGGTGTCCATTATGAGAAACAGGACAAACCGTTCGACTGGGGGGCCTTTGCAAAAGGCATGCACGAACTCGTCCGGGAAGCACCGGACCGATGGGAGCTCGTATTTGAGCTTGGACGCTATTTGGCCGGGCCTTTTGGCTATTATGCTGCTGAGGTTATGGATGTAAAAGAAAACCATGGTCAGGCTTACGTATCTGTAAGAGGAGGAACCCATCATCTCCGGCTGCCGGCCGCATGGAAAATGAGCCATCCCTTTGAAGTCGTCGCTGTGGAAGAATGGGAATATCCGCTTTCGAGACCTGAACTTCGGTCCAAGGAAGTGTGGATTACTGGAGAACTGTGCACACCGAACGATGTCCTGGTCAGAGGAGAGCACTGTGACCGCGTCCGGGTTGGAGATATCATCCTTTTTCACTTTGCAGGAGCCTATGCATGGACAATTTCACACCACGATTTTCTAAGCCATGAAAAGCCGCAGATGATTTATATATGAGAAAAACGGCGGGCGGACCGCCGTTTTTGCTTTATATGCTGGTGAAGAGGGGGCCGGCACTCCGCATTCAGCATAAATTTGAAAAATTCATCATAAACGGCTGAAAATTCATCATAAACGGATGAAATTTCATCATAAAATTTAAAATTTCATCATAAACCTCTCAGGCCCCCTAACTAGTTTGGACACCTCCACTCATTCTAAATATAATGAGGGCAGAGGAGATGAGGCCAAGATGAAGAGAAAGAATGGTCCGATTGAGGACGTAAAGAAGAAATATGTCAGAATGGCATTAGAGTCCGGCAATACGGCTTTCCTAGCCAGGAAATTATCAGTAGCTCCTTCTACTCTGTCTGGGTGGGTGCGCCAGTATCGGGATGAAGTCGAATTAGAGATGAAAATGGAGGGTGTCTCTCCCCTTTCTGAAAACTCTGGTACGGATGAGATCCAGAAAAAATATGATCAAGCCATGAAACTGTTAGGGGAAAAAGAGCTGGAAGTTGAAATGCTTCGAGAAATGATAAAAAAAAAATCGAAACGCTAACCGATAAAGTCGAATTCGCAAAAGAATGGGTAGAAGCCGGGTTTGCGGTCACTCGGGTAATCAACATTGTGGGAATATCTAAGTCCACTTACTATTATCAACAGG is a window encoding:
- a CDS encoding MFS transporter — its product is MKSAASAFKSKGYRLFYASGFAGRLWEWADFTVLNWAVLQMTHSPLYLGLINVCRLLPIFLFSLTGGVLADRFPKKMLLLISQLLMLASTVWLISAWGGPMPLILAIVFIRSAIQAVEAPIRNTYVADLAGKESLTSAVAHYSSMIHLARLIGPAAAGVLLGSMDAEFLLALFLGLLAVSVLVMVFVPPGQAVPAKKDKPRGSNLKDAFMYVKKDSCIQGLLLLSVIPMTFGFPYSSMMPIFADSLMNIGPQGFGLLLSLSSFGAIIGTWVLSAGWIRANHRTMIGSSVLFGVFIIGMIMAAESTYLLFAIVFMMGLFGQVYRTLNRISLQHYVPSHYRGKILSIALMDRGFISLGTMLFTLLAEWNVYWSGLLMGLSCCALTIIIGAIFSRPLEKMHNEVGG
- a CDS encoding type III PLP-dependent enzyme, translating into MSSAEQIKIELLKMKSPRQPFCAYLYDVSGMEEHAQSLAASLPEQVSLYYAMKANPDPVLLHAVQRHVKGFEAASLGELDKLTAFPDHHKVISGPAKTDEFLKAAITREIRMIHAESMWEIERIHFIAQLLGKKVRIALRVNLEKAIGKARLTMAGKPTQFGIDESLLPEVMEMVKQLPFIEITGFHFHSVSNNLDAEAHLAFVRHCIEKVNLWEEMYKVNAQYVNFGGGIGVHYEKQDKPFDWGAFAKGMHELVREAPDRWELVFELGRYLAGPFGYYAAEVMDVKENHGQAYVSVRGGTHHLRLPAAWKMSHPFEVVAVEEWEYPLSRPELRSKEVWITGELCTPNDVLVRGEHCDRVRVGDIILFHFAGAYAWTISHHDFLSHEKPQMIYI
- a CDS encoding transposase encodes the protein MKRKNGPIEDVKKKYVRMALESGNTAFLARKLSVAPSTLSGWVRQYRDEVELEMKMEGVSPLSENSGTDEIQKKYDQAMKLLGEKELEVEMLREMIKKKSKR